Proteins encoded by one window of Maliibacterium massiliense:
- a CDS encoding transglutaminase-like domain-containing protein, whose amino-acid sequence MKKLHRRIAFSLFLLLLIATPLYACGAAAQHPSSSAPQGSADAASPGTGTRDATPQVLVPEASGAQVLGNDRVRIDASNVSQGYVMVRYSGDNPKVMVQITRQGSATYTYALSTSGDFEVFPFSDGDGEYIVNVYENIQGTSYSQAFGATLTVALENEFLPYLYPNQYVNFTPESQAVAEGAALAAGASSDLDVVQRVYNYIIEHIAYDYDLAEDIPTGYLPHVDEVLARGKGICFDYAALSATMLRSQRIPTQLVVGYAGKAYHAWINVHIQGVGWVNKVIEFDGTAWVRMDPTFAASGSNAYVGDGTQYNAMYFY is encoded by the coding sequence TTGAAAAAACTGCATAGACGCATCGCGTTCTCCCTTTTTTTATTGCTGCTGATTGCCACACCCCTGTATGCGTGCGGCGCGGCGGCGCAGCACCCGTCGTCCAGTGCGCCGCAGGGCAGCGCCGATGCGGCCTCACCCGGCACAGGCACGCGGGACGCTACGCCCCAGGTGCTGGTGCCCGAGGCCTCGGGTGCGCAGGTGCTGGGCAACGATCGGGTGCGCATCGACGCCTCCAACGTCTCGCAGGGGTACGTGATGGTGCGCTACAGCGGGGACAATCCCAAGGTAATGGTGCAGATCACCCGCCAGGGCAGCGCCACCTATACCTACGCGCTCAGCACTTCGGGAGACTTTGAGGTATTCCCCTTCAGCGACGGCGACGGGGAATATATTGTAAATGTTTACGAAAATATCCAGGGCACTTCCTACAGCCAGGCGTTCGGCGCCACGTTGACCGTGGCGCTGGAGAACGAATTCCTGCCCTACCTCTATCCCAACCAGTATGTAAACTTTACGCCGGAGAGCCAGGCCGTCGCCGAGGGCGCGGCGCTGGCCGCGGGCGCGTCCAGCGACCTGGACGTGGTGCAGCGGGTGTACAACTACATCATCGAGCACATCGCCTATGATTACGACCTGGCCGAGGACATCCCCACCGGCTACCTGCCCCACGTGGACGAGGTGCTTGCCCGGGGCAAAGGCATCTGTTTTGACTACGCGGCACTCTCAGCCACCATGCTGCGTTCCCAGCGCATCCCCACCCAGCTGGTGGTGGGCTACGCGGGCAAGGCGTACCACGCGTGGATCAACGTGCACATCCAGGGCGTGGGCTGGGTCAACAAGGTCATTGAATTTGACGGCACCGCGTGGGTGCGCATGGACCCCACATTTGCCGCCAGCGGGTCCAACGCCTATGTGGGCGACGGTACCCAGTACAACGCAATGTACTTCTATTGA
- a CDS encoding DUF4860 domain-containing protein: protein MQQSRTHMMDIFFALALFCVLVVTVLLVVLLGANVYKNVNADMTRNYELRTSLLYITQKVRQMGAQGVSVGQVDGGDALVLRQRVNGDTYETWIYAADGALCEVSVRAGTPVKAGDGQRIMALAGFSLKQETPNLVRVEVIDSSQHISSALLRAAQGGA, encoded by the coding sequence TTGCAGCAATCCCGTACGCACATGATGGATATCTTCTTTGCGCTGGCGCTGTTCTGCGTGTTGGTGGTGACAGTGCTGCTTGTGGTGTTGCTGGGCGCAAACGTGTATAAAAACGTCAACGCGGACATGACGCGCAACTACGAGCTGCGCACCTCGCTTCTCTACATCACGCAGAAGGTGCGCCAGATGGGCGCGCAGGGCGTGTCGGTGGGGCAGGTGGACGGCGGGGACGCCCTGGTGCTGCGCCAGCGCGTAAACGGGGATACCTATGAGACGTGGATCTACGCCGCGGACGGCGCGCTCTGCGAGGTGAGCGTGCGCGCCGGCACCCCGGTCAAGGCGGGCGACGGGCAGCGCATCATGGCGCTTGCCGGCTTTTCGCTGAAACAGGAGACGCCAAACCTTGTGCGCGTCGAGGTAATTGACAGCAGCCAGCATATCTCCAGCGCGCTGTTGCGCGCTGCGCAAGGGGGTGCGTAA
- a CDS encoding BTAD domain-containing putative transcriptional regulator — MLQVKMLGGFSIKWGDTSVISEHGRENKVTHLIEYLLVNRKRSVPQEELIDVLLAGDDSDNPVNVLKNIVYRARKLFSAAGMPDKAYIYRKNGAYGFSSDLPCEVDVERFEAQLARARREGAQGLAACLEAIAIYRGDFLPRGYGVDWVVPRMVRYQNMYQDCVLEACKTLRARGRGQEALHIIDQAIALYPTFEAFRIQRMECLYEMKRIKDAIVEYEAAAAMLFDELGVNPSQQLRDLYLKVTTGLEELALSLDDILEELADDDLQQPGAFYCNFPMFSNTYRFVTRHMARSGQSAFVMLCTLSDGEGTTLARGRSCEAAQVFHRTVRAALRRSDVYTRYSPSQFLVLLMNINQENCKMVAGRMEVLFRKFVRGKGLRLEMKAKSAVALQCREDALPQSDLQW, encoded by the coding sequence ATGTTGCAAGTAAAAATGCTGGGTGGTTTCTCCATCAAATGGGGCGATACGTCCGTCATTTCCGAGCACGGGCGGGAAAACAAGGTGACGCATTTAATCGAGTATCTGCTGGTCAACCGCAAACGGTCCGTGCCGCAGGAGGAACTGATCGACGTGCTGCTGGCGGGGGACGACAGCGACAATCCCGTCAACGTGCTAAAAAACATCGTGTACCGCGCGCGCAAGTTGTTTTCCGCCGCGGGTATGCCGGATAAAGCGTATATTTACAGAAAAAACGGAGCGTACGGCTTTAGTAGCGACCTGCCGTGCGAGGTCGATGTGGAGCGCTTTGAGGCGCAGCTGGCGCGCGCGCGCAGGGAAGGCGCGCAGGGCCTTGCCGCCTGCCTGGAGGCCATTGCAATCTACCGGGGCGATTTTTTGCCCAGGGGCTACGGCGTGGACTGGGTTGTGCCGCGCATGGTGCGCTACCAGAACATGTACCAGGACTGCGTGCTGGAGGCGTGCAAAACGCTGCGGGCGCGGGGCAGGGGACAGGAGGCGCTGCATATCATCGATCAGGCCATCGCGCTGTATCCGACGTTTGAAGCGTTTCGCATCCAGCGCATGGAATGCCTCTATGAGATGAAGCGCATCAAGGATGCGATTGTGGAGTATGAGGCTGCGGCGGCGATGCTCTTTGACGAGCTGGGCGTCAACCCCTCCCAGCAGCTGCGAGATCTTTACCTTAAGGTGACCACCGGCCTGGAGGAGCTCGCGCTCTCGCTGGACGATATCCTGGAGGAGCTGGCTGACGACGATTTGCAGCAGCCCGGCGCGTTTTACTGCAACTTCCCCATGTTCAGCAATACATACCGGTTTGTGACGCGCCATATGGCGCGCAGCGGTCAGTCTGCCTTTGTCATGCTGTGCACGCTTAGCGACGGCGAGGGGACCACATTGGCGCGCGGGCGCAGCTGCGAGGCGGCGCAGGTCTTCCACCGCACGGTGCGCGCGGCGCTGCGCCGCAGCGATGTGTACACCCGCTACAGCCCGTCGCAGTTCCTGGTGCTGCTGATGAACATTAACCAGGAAAACTGCAAAATGGTTGCGGGACGCATGGAGGTCCTCTTCAGGAAGTTTGTGCGGGGCAAGGGGTTGCGGCTGGAGATGAAGGCCAAATCTGCGGTGGCGCTGCAGTGCCGCGAGGACGCGCTGCCGCAGAGCGATTTGCAGTGGTAA
- a CDS encoding type II secretion system F family protein produces MAKKSYLTNSEIAGFCDQLSLISKAGIPFGEGLSIMRQDAQDRATRAVLDALLASVEEGAALAVALETSGRFPKYMVDMVRVGEASGRLDEVLRSLSAYYARNRQMEQSIKSAVTYPAIMVGVMLVVVLVLVIRVLPVFQQVFQQLGSDLSPFALGLMHFGSALSANAAWLLGLLAALALLLAALRFSRGGRALLARMGARLFRRLHEAMVHGRFASGMALMVGSGMDIDTALDMTAQLVNDAATQARIAHAKELMAQGAGFADALTRTNLFSGLYAGMIAVGFRTGSVEDVMGHIAALYEEEIESRLARIISAIEPTIVAVLSVLVGMILLSVILPLMGVMSSI; encoded by the coding sequence ATGGCGAAGAAATCCTATCTGACAAACAGTGAGATCGCGGGCTTCTGCGATCAATTATCGCTCATCAGCAAGGCAGGCATCCCCTTTGGCGAGGGGTTATCCATCATGCGGCAGGACGCGCAGGACCGCGCCACGCGCGCGGTGCTGGACGCGCTGCTCGCCTCGGTGGAGGAGGGCGCGGCGTTGGCCGTCGCGCTGGAGACAAGCGGCCGCTTTCCCAAGTACATGGTGGACATGGTGCGCGTCGGCGAAGCATCCGGCCGGCTGGACGAGGTGCTGCGCTCCTTGAGCGCCTATTATGCGCGCAACCGCCAGATGGAGCAGAGCATCAAAAGCGCCGTCACCTACCCCGCCATCATGGTGGGCGTGATGCTGGTGGTGGTGCTGGTGCTCGTCATCCGCGTGCTGCCCGTGTTCCAGCAGGTGTTCCAGCAGTTGGGCAGCGACCTTTCCCCCTTTGCGCTGGGGCTGATGCACTTTGGAAGCGCGCTTTCCGCCAATGCCGCCTGGCTGCTGGGCCTGCTGGCCGCGCTCGCGCTGCTGCTGGCCGCGCTGCGCTTCAGCCGCGGCGGCCGCGCGCTGCTTGCGCGCATGGGGGCGCGCTTGTTCCGCCGCCTGCACGAAGCCATGGTGCACGGGCGCTTTGCCTCGGGCATGGCGCTGATGGTCGGCAGCGGCATGGACATCGATACCGCGCTTGACATGACCGCCCAGCTTGTCAACGACGCCGCCACGCAGGCGCGCATCGCCCACGCCAAGGAGCTGATGGCGCAGGGCGCGGGCTTTGCCGACGCGCTCACGCGCACAAACCTCTTTTCCGGCCTGTATGCCGGCATGATCGCTGTGGGCTTTCGCACGGGCAGCGTGGAGGACGTGATGGGGCACATTGCCGCCCTCTACGAGGAGGAGATCGAATCGCGCCTTGCGCGCATCATCTCCGCCATTGAGCCCACCATCGTTGCGGTGCTCTCGGTGCTGGTGGGAATGATCCTGCTTTCGGTCATCCTGCCGCTGATGGGGGTGATGTCCTCGATATGA